A window of Lysobacter terrestris contains these coding sequences:
- the secF gene encoding protein translocase subunit SecF — MKPFNVFPYDSKINFMRVRMISLAIAALLMFAAIGAMAVNGFNFALDFTGGVGVELRFAKPVEVEAVRSKLAAAGFDNAQVQSFGTGTDLLVRLQKEEGRRNEGTGSIAQDVQAAASSADNPAEVRSSAEISAQVGKELRDKGILALVFVIVGFMIYISFRFEWKFAVAAIITTLHDVVIVVGWFALSGHEFDLTVLAGALSVMGFSVNDTIVVFDRVRENFRSMRASPEEVLNASVNQTLSRTVITSFVALLTVLALYFYGGASLRGMAESQIIGIVIGTLSSIFVACPLLMWLGVSKQDLMPKARDEAALARRP, encoded by the coding sequence ATGAAACCCTTCAACGTTTTCCCTTACGACAGCAAGATCAACTTCATGCGCGTGCGCATGATCTCGCTGGCCATCGCGGCGCTGCTGATGTTCGCCGCGATCGGGGCGATGGCCGTCAACGGCTTCAACTTCGCGCTCGACTTCACCGGTGGCGTTGGCGTCGAGCTGCGCTTCGCCAAGCCGGTCGAGGTCGAGGCCGTGCGTTCGAAGCTGGCCGCCGCCGGCTTCGACAACGCGCAGGTGCAGAGCTTCGGCACCGGCACCGATCTGCTGGTCCGCCTGCAGAAGGAAGAAGGTCGCCGCAACGAGGGCACCGGCAGCATCGCGCAGGACGTGCAGGCGGCGGCGTCCAGCGCCGACAACCCGGCCGAAGTGCGCAGCAGCGCGGAGATCAGCGCGCAGGTGGGCAAGGAGCTGCGCGACAAGGGCATCCTCGCCCTGGTGTTCGTGATCGTCGGCTTCATGATCTACATCTCGTTCCGCTTCGAGTGGAAGTTCGCCGTCGCGGCGATCATCACCACCCTGCACGACGTGGTGATCGTGGTCGGCTGGTTCGCGCTGAGCGGGCACGAGTTCGACCTGACCGTGCTGGCCGGTGCGCTGTCGGTGATGGGCTTCTCGGTCAACGACACCATCGTGGTGTTCGATCGCGTGCGCGAGAACTTCCGTTCGATGCGCGCCAGCCCGGAGGAGGTCCTCAACGCCTCGGTCAACCAGACCCTGTCGCGTACGGTGATCACCTCGTTCGTGGCTCTGCTGACCGTGCTGGCGCTGTACTTCTACGGTGGCGCCTCGCTGCGCGGCATGGCCGAGTCGCAGATCATCGGTATCGTGATCGGCACCCTGTCCTCGATCTTCGTCGCCTGCCCGCTGCTGATGTGGCTGGGTGTGAGCAAGCAGGACCTGATGCCGAAGGCGCGCGACGAAGCGGCGCTGGCGCGTCGCCCGTAA
- the queA gene encoding tRNA preQ1(34) S-adenosylmethionine ribosyltransferase-isomerase QueA, whose translation MKKSDFHYDLPPELIAQAPLPERSASRLLVVPPGADVATAGHASEWHFEDRSFRELPSLLRAGDLLVFNDTRVIPARLFGQKATGGRVEILIERLLGGFDARVQLGVSKSPKPGARIALDAGGELEVLDRDGEFYVVRFHVPESLEQWLLHAGRLPLPPYIQREPGADDDERYQTVFAREVGAVAAPTAGLHFDDALLDALRAQGVQFGHVTLHVGAGTFQPVRVDDLAQHVMHSEWLNVGAELIEQIRRTRAAGGRVVAVGTTVVRALESAMRDGELQPFAGETRLFILPGYRIRSVDALITNFHLPESTLLMLVSAFAGKARMFAAYEHAIRERYRFFSYGDAMLLYPQAGE comes from the coding sequence TTGAAGAAATCCGACTTCCACTACGACCTGCCGCCCGAGCTCATCGCGCAGGCGCCGCTTCCCGAACGTTCGGCCAGCCGCCTCCTGGTGGTGCCGCCGGGCGCCGACGTGGCGACCGCAGGCCACGCCTCCGAATGGCACTTCGAGGACCGGAGCTTCCGCGAGCTGCCGTCGCTGCTGCGCGCCGGCGACCTGCTGGTGTTCAACGACACGCGGGTGATTCCCGCGCGCCTGTTCGGGCAGAAGGCCACCGGCGGCCGTGTCGAGATCCTGATCGAACGCCTGCTCGGCGGTTTCGACGCGCGCGTGCAGCTGGGCGTGAGCAAGTCGCCCAAGCCGGGCGCGCGCATCGCCCTCGACGCCGGCGGCGAACTGGAAGTGCTGGATCGCGACGGCGAGTTCTACGTCGTCCGCTTCCACGTGCCCGAATCGCTGGAGCAATGGCTGCTGCATGCGGGGCGCCTGCCGCTGCCGCCGTACATCCAGCGCGAACCCGGTGCCGATGACGACGAGCGTTACCAGACCGTGTTCGCGCGCGAAGTGGGCGCCGTGGCCGCGCCGACGGCCGGGCTGCACTTCGACGACGCGCTGCTGGACGCGCTGCGCGCGCAGGGCGTGCAGTTCGGGCACGTGACCCTGCACGTGGGCGCGGGCACCTTCCAGCCGGTGCGCGTCGACGATCTCGCCCAGCACGTGATGCACAGCGAATGGCTCAACGTCGGTGCCGAACTGATCGAACAGATCCGTCGCACGCGCGCCGCGGGCGGGCGCGTGGTCGCGGTGGGCACGACCGTGGTGCGCGCGCTGGAAAGCGCTATGCGCGACGGGGAGTTGCAGCCGTTTGCCGGCGAGACGCGCCTGTTCATCCTGCCCGGTTACCGCATCCGCTCGGTGGATGCGCTGATCACCAACTTCCACTTGCCGGAAAGCACGCTGCTGATGCTGGTGTCGGCCTTCGCCGGCAAGGCGCGCATGTTCGCCGCCTACGAACATGCGATCCGCGAGCGCTACCGGTTCTTCTCCTATGGCGACGCGATGCTGCTGTATCCGCAGGCGGGCGAATGA
- a CDS encoding RNA methyltransferase has protein sequence MSTDPNNALHPGPDNVADRIRIVLVGTQHPGNIGSAARAMKTMGLSRLVLVAPERAPDADSYALAAGADDVLAAAVVHATLAEAVADCRLVLGCTARSRRIQLEELEPRAAGARAVGEALGGAEIALVFGRERTGLSNDEYELCHLAVHIPANPEYSSLNLAMAVQVLSYEVRMAALAARPTAAVATDEEEREPPASHAQMEGFFAQLAETLDAIDFHKGRAPESAMRKLRRLFLRAQPDAREVRILRGVLADAQRMARLAGERG, from the coding sequence ATGAGTACCGATCCGAACAATGCCCTGCACCCGGGGCCAGACAACGTCGCCGACCGCATCCGCATCGTCCTGGTCGGCACCCAGCACCCCGGCAACATCGGTTCGGCCGCCCGGGCGATGAAGACCATGGGCCTGTCCCGGCTGGTGCTGGTGGCGCCCGAACGCGCCCCGGACGCCGACTCCTACGCCCTGGCCGCGGGGGCGGACGACGTGCTGGCCGCCGCGGTCGTCCACGCCACCCTGGCCGAAGCCGTCGCCGACTGCCGCCTGGTCCTGGGCTGCACCGCGCGCAGCCGCCGGATCCAGCTGGAGGAGCTCGAGCCGCGCGCGGCCGGTGCCCGGGCGGTCGGGGAAGCGCTGGGCGGCGCCGAGATCGCGCTGGTGTTCGGCCGCGAACGCACCGGCCTGAGCAACGACGAGTACGAGCTGTGCCATCTCGCGGTGCACATCCCGGCCAACCCCGAGTACAGCTCGCTCAACCTGGCGATGGCGGTGCAGGTGCTCAGCTACGAGGTCCGCATGGCCGCATTGGCGGCCCGGCCGACGGCCGCCGTGGCCACGGACGAGGAGGAGCGCGAACCCCCGGCGTCGCACGCGCAGATGGAAGGATTCTTCGCCCAGCTGGCCGAGACCCTGGACGCCATCGACTTCCACAAGGGGCGGGCGCCGGAATCGGCGATGCGCAAGCTGCGGCGCCTGTTCCTGCGCGCGCAGCCCGATGCCCGCGAGGTCCGGATCCTGCGGGGGGTGCTGGCCGACGCGCAGCGGATGGCCCGCCTGGCCGGGGAGCGCGGGTAG
- a CDS encoding aminotransferase class III-fold pyridoxal phosphate-dependent enzyme codes for MALTAKLAPLRAHAGKRRTVGLDDAVIAQFAASHPDLVAAVDAAAAEYAAIKADFAGLLDLDEDAQLRAVQAGYVNFYPDDGVNPYVALAARGPWIVTLKGAVLHDSGGYGMLGFGHTPQVVIDAMAKPQAMANIMTASLSQLRFEKAIRAAIGLSRGACPYDKFLCLNSGSESVSLASRIVDANAKTMTDAGAKHAGRAIKRLVVKGSFHGRTERPALYSDSSRKTYVQHLASFRGEDTVLTVEPYDVDALKKVFADADANGWFIEAMFLEPVMGEGDPGRGVPVAFYNAARELTKAHGSLLLVDSIQAGLRANGVLSIIDYPGFENVEAPDMETYSKALNAGQYPLSVLAVSKRTGEIYKKGLYGNTMTTNPRALDVAVAVLKQVTPELRENIRAKGKEATDKLEKLKAELGGMITKVQGTGLLFSCELSNEFKCYGAGSTEEWLREHGIGVIHGGVNSLRFTPTFGITSEEIDLVVAMVARALKEGPRAQQAAAA; via the coding sequence ATGGCCCTCACCGCCAAACTCGCGCCCCTGCGCGCCCACGCCGGCAAGCGCCGCACCGTCGGTCTCGATGACGCGGTCATCGCCCAGTTTGCCGCCTCGCACCCCGACCTGGTCGCCGCCGTCGATGCCGCGGCCGCCGAGTACGCGGCGATCAAGGCCGACTTCGCTGGCCTGCTCGACCTGGACGAGGACGCGCAGCTGCGCGCCGTGCAGGCCGGCTACGTCAACTTCTACCCGGACGACGGCGTGAACCCGTACGTCGCCCTCGCCGCTCGCGGCCCCTGGATCGTCACCCTCAAGGGCGCGGTCCTGCACGACTCCGGCGGCTACGGCATGCTCGGCTTCGGCCACACCCCGCAGGTGGTGATCGATGCCATGGCCAAGCCGCAGGCGATGGCCAACATCATGACCGCCTCGCTGTCGCAGCTGCGCTTCGAGAAGGCGATCCGCGCCGCCATTGGCCTCAGCCGCGGCGCCTGTCCGTACGACAAGTTCCTGTGCCTGAACTCCGGTTCGGAATCGGTCTCGCTGGCCTCGCGCATCGTCGATGCCAACGCCAAGACCATGACCGACGCGGGCGCGAAGCACGCCGGCCGCGCGATCAAGCGCCTGGTCGTGAAGGGCAGCTTCCACGGCCGCACGGAGCGTCCGGCGCTGTATTCGGATTCCAGCCGCAAGACCTACGTCCAGCACCTGGCCAGCTTCCGCGGCGAGGACACCGTGCTGACGGTCGAGCCCTACGACGTCGACGCGCTGAAGAAGGTCTTCGCCGATGCCGATGCCAACGGCTGGTTCATCGAAGCGATGTTCCTCGAGCCGGTGATGGGCGAAGGCGACCCGGGCCGCGGCGTGCCGGTGGCGTTCTACAACGCCGCGCGCGAGCTGACCAAGGCGCACGGTTCGCTGCTGCTGGTCGACTCGATCCAGGCCGGCCTGCGCGCCAACGGCGTGCTGTCGATCATCGACTATCCCGGCTTCGAGAACGTTGAAGCTCCGGACATGGAGACCTATTCGAAGGCGCTCAACGCCGGTCAGTACCCGCTGTCGGTGCTCGCGGTGAGCAAGCGCACCGGCGAGATCTACAAGAAGGGCCTGTACGGCAACACCATGACCACCAACCCGCGCGCGCTCGATGTCGCGGTGGCGGTGCTCAAGCAGGTGACGCCGGAACTGCGCGAGAACATCCGCGCCAAGGGCAAGGAAGCGACCGACAAGCTGGAGAAGCTGAAGGCCGAACTCGGCGGCATGATCACCAAGGTCCAGGGCACCGGCCTGCTGTTCTCGTGCGAGCTGTCGAACGAGTTCAAGTGCTACGGCGCCGGCTCGACCGAAGAATGGCTGCGCGAACACGGCATCGGCGTGATCCACGGCGGCGTCAATTCGCTGCGCTTCACCCCGACCTTCGGCATCACCAGTGAGGAGATCGACCTGGTCGTGGCGATGGTCGCCCGCGCGCTGAAGGAAGGTCCGCGCGCGCAGCAGGCGGCTGCGGCGTAA
- the yajC gene encoding preprotein translocase subunit YajC: MNLLDLLIAPAYAQTAAAQPQGMGGFGLLMPIALIAIMYFLMIRPQMKRQKEHRGMLEKLSKGDEVLTNGGIAGVVADIGENFVTVEVADNVRLRIQKGAIANVLPKGTLKSA, translated from the coding sequence ATGAACCTGCTCGACCTCCTGATCGCCCCCGCCTACGCCCAGACTGCCGCCGCGCAGCCGCAGGGCATGGGTGGCTTCGGCCTGCTGATGCCCATCGCGCTGATCGCGATCATGTACTTCCTGATGATCCGCCCGCAGATGAAGCGCCAGAAGGAACACCGCGGCATGCTCGAGAAGCTGTCGAAGGGCGACGAAGTGCTGACCAACGGCGGCATCGCCGGCGTGGTGGCCGACATCGGCGAGAACTTCGTCACGGTCGAGGTGGCCGACAACGTCCGCCTGCGCATCCAGAAGGGCGCCATCGCCAACGTCCTGCCCAAGGGCACCTTGAAGTCGGCCTAA
- the secD gene encoding protein translocase subunit SecD has protein sequence MLTYARWKYAAFLIVLLLSAVYAVPNLFPQDPSVQVTANRGAPVDEALRTRVAASLQKAGVTAKQVELDTKKNNLLVRLASPDVQVKAADALRPELGSDYIVALNIASTVPDWLEKFGARPMSLGLDLQGGVHFLMQVDQKAALEKRLEATTEDLRVLLRDKRIAYISVDRRPDNSIVATLRDAAAASAAAGVIVKGQPTLLQQMQGNQIVLQVQPAELQKYAADAIDQNVSTLRNRVNALGVAEPVIQRQGNDRIVVELPGVQDTAQAKRMIGATATLEYRAVVEGNAFDAVESGNVPPEARVYYRRERGPDGKPMPILLNKRVIASGDQLVGATTGIDSQSGTPTVSVRLNSAGGQRMFDFTSENVGKPMAVVYIERLPEVKVVNGQEIRSTRINEEVVSVATINGVFSNEFQTTGLSGQEAADLSKLLKSGSLAAPMDFVEERIIGPSLGKQNVESGLKAVTFSFAFALVFFLIYYRMFGVITCIALLLNLVMVFALMSFFGATMSLPGLAGIALTVGMSVDANVLINERIREELRLGLPPQTAIATGYDRAAGTILDANITAFLVGLAMAAFGTGPLRGFGITTMLGIATSAYTAVSVSRAIATLIYGGRRKLKSIWI, from the coding sequence ATGCTGACTTACGCACGCTGGAAATACGCTGCCTTCCTGATCGTCCTGCTGCTCAGTGCCGTTTACGCGGTGCCGAACCTGTTTCCGCAGGATCCATCGGTGCAGGTCACTGCCAATCGCGGCGCTCCGGTCGATGAGGCGCTGCGCACGCGCGTCGCCGCCAGCCTGCAGAAGGCCGGTGTCACCGCCAAGCAGGTGGAACTGGATACCAAGAAGAACAACCTGCTGGTCCGCCTCGCGAGCCCGGACGTCCAGGTCAAGGCGGCCGACGCGCTGCGCCCGGAGCTGGGCAGCGACTACATCGTCGCGCTCAACATCGCCTCGACCGTGCCGGACTGGCTGGAGAAGTTCGGCGCGCGCCCGATGTCGCTGGGCCTCGACCTGCAGGGTGGCGTGCACTTCCTGATGCAGGTCGACCAGAAGGCGGCGCTGGAAAAGCGTCTTGAAGCCACCACCGAAGACCTGCGCGTGCTGTTGCGTGACAAGCGCATCGCCTACATCTCGGTCGATCGCCGTCCCGACAACAGCATCGTCGCCACGCTGCGCGATGCGGCCGCCGCCAGTGCGGCGGCGGGCGTCATCGTCAAGGGCCAGCCGACGCTGCTGCAGCAGATGCAGGGCAACCAGATCGTCCTGCAGGTGCAGCCGGCGGAACTGCAGAAGTACGCCGCGGACGCCATCGACCAGAACGTCTCCACCCTGCGCAACCGCGTGAACGCGCTCGGCGTCGCCGAGCCGGTCATCCAGCGCCAGGGCAACGACCGCATCGTCGTCGAGCTGCCGGGCGTGCAGGACACCGCGCAGGCCAAGCGCATGATCGGCGCGACGGCCACCCTGGAATACCGCGCCGTGGTCGAAGGCAATGCCTTCGATGCGGTCGAATCCGGCAACGTGCCGCCGGAAGCGCGCGTCTATTACCGCCGTGAACGCGGTCCGGACGGCAAGCCGATGCCGATCCTGCTCAACAAGCGCGTGATCGCCTCGGGCGACCAGCTGGTCGGCGCCACCACCGGCATCGATTCGCAGAGCGGCACCCCGACCGTGTCGGTGCGCCTGAACAGCGCCGGCGGCCAGCGCATGTTCGACTTCACCAGCGAGAACGTCGGCAAGCCGATGGCGGTGGTGTACATCGAGCGCCTGCCGGAAGTGAAGGTTGTCAACGGCCAGGAAATCCGCAGCACGCGCATCAACGAAGAAGTCGTTTCGGTCGCCACGATCAACGGCGTCTTCAGCAACGAATTCCAGACCACCGGCCTGAGCGGCCAGGAAGCGGCCGACCTGTCCAAGCTGCTGAAGTCCGGCTCGCTGGCCGCGCCGATGGACTTCGTCGAGGAACGCATCATCGGCCCGAGCCTGGGCAAGCAGAACGTCGAAAGCGGCCTGAAGGCGGTGACGTTCTCGTTCGCCTTCGCGCTGGTGTTCTTCCTGATCTACTACCGCATGTTCGGCGTGATCACCTGCATCGCGCTGCTGCTCAACCTGGTGATGGTGTTCGCGCTGATGTCGTTCTTCGGCGCGACGATGTCGCTGCCGGGCCTGGCGGGCATCGCGCTGACCGTCGGCATGTCGGTCGACGCCAACGTGCTGATCAATGAGCGCATCCGCGAAGAGTTGCGCCTGGGGCTGCCGCCGCAGACCGCGATCGCGACCGGTTACGACCGCGCCGCCGGCACCATCCTCGACGCCAACATCACCGCGTTCCTGGTGGGCCTGGCGATGGCTGCGTTCGGCACCGGCCCGCTGCGCGGCTTCGGCATCACCACGATGCTGGGCATCGCCACTTCGGCCTATACCGCTGTTTCCGTCTCGCGCGCGATCGCCACGCTGATCTACGGTGGCCGCCGCAAGTTGAAGTCGATCTGGATCTGA
- a CDS encoding phosphate/phosphite/phosphonate ABC transporter substrate-binding protein: MSAFAGDPGVLVLGRISDDPKAHYEQLKALLDYVVPRMKDVGIREGRILMAKDATQMASYLRRGRVDWVTETAGTGMLLKQRAGAEPLLLTERDGTSHYHSVFFARTDSSVRSLDDLRGHSVAFQRPTSTSAYFLPVSELLHRGNSLELLLSPTDKLDSSVVGYVFARSELNIATWVHKRLVDVGVMSNLDWDNPRRVPTAFRQDLRVIGSTGNVPRALELVRADLDPKVEERLRQVLCQAAKDPQARDALQGFFQTTRFLPVDAASRQALDDLADGVARVRSEVE; the protein is encoded by the coding sequence ATGTCGGCGTTCGCCGGCGATCCGGGCGTGCTCGTGCTCGGGCGGATCAGCGACGATCCCAAGGCGCACTACGAACAGCTCAAGGCGCTGCTCGACTACGTCGTGCCGCGGATGAAGGACGTGGGCATCCGCGAAGGCCGCATCCTCATGGCCAAGGACGCCACGCAGATGGCCAGCTACCTGCGCCGCGGCCGCGTCGACTGGGTCACCGAAACCGCGGGCACGGGCATGCTGCTGAAGCAGCGTGCCGGCGCCGAGCCGCTGCTGCTGACCGAGCGCGACGGCACCAGCCACTACCACTCGGTGTTCTTCGCCCGCACGGACAGCAGCGTCCGTTCGCTCGACGACCTGCGCGGGCACAGCGTCGCCTTCCAGCGTCCGACCTCCACCAGCGCCTACTTCCTGCCGGTCAGCGAACTCCTGCACCGCGGCAATTCGCTGGAGCTGCTGCTGTCGCCCACCGACAAGCTGGATTCGAGCGTGGTGGGTTACGTGTTCGCGCGTTCCGAACTCAACATCGCCACCTGGGTGCACAAGCGCCTGGTCGACGTGGGCGTGATGAGCAACCTCGACTGGGACAATCCGCGTCGCGTGCCGACGGCCTTCCGCCAGGACCTGCGCGTGATCGGTTCCACCGGCAACGTGCCGCGCGCGCTCGAACTGGTACGCGCCGACCTCGACCCGAAGGTCGAGGAGCGGCTGCGCCAGGTGCTGTGCCAGGCCGCCAAGGATCCGCAGGCGCGCGATGCGCTGCAGGGCTTCTTCCAGACGACCCGCTTCCTGCCGGTGGATGCCGCCTCGCGGCAGGCGCTGGACGACCTGGCCGACGGCGTCGCCCGCGTGCGCAGCGAAGTGGAATAG
- the tgt gene encoding tRNA guanosine(34) transglycosylase Tgt has protein sequence MSRMSFQLLTTDGAARRGRLTFPRGTVETPAFMPVGTYGSVKGVLPEQVRELGAEIILGNTFHLFLRPGLDVIGDHGGLHGFARWDGPILTDSGGFQVFSLAHKRKITEAGVTFAAPTDGSKVFLGPEESMHIQKVLGSDIVMIFDECPPVHVDGKPVGEDLVKRSMELSLRWAERSKRAHEGNDAALFGIVQGGVHRDLRTRSATALQEIGFDGYAIGGLAVGETEAERNAMLEHTAPQLPGDRPRYLMGVGRPEDLVEAVARGVDMFDCVMPTRNARNGHFFTSTGAVRIRNAMYERDTRPIEEGCDCYTCRNGFSRSYLRHLDRCNEMLGPVLGTLHNLRHYQRLMAGMREAIAAGTFAAFRESFYAARSLPVP, from the coding sequence ATGAGCCGGATGTCGTTCCAACTCCTGACCACCGACGGCGCCGCGCGCCGCGGCCGGCTCACGTTCCCGCGCGGCACGGTGGAAACCCCGGCGTTCATGCCGGTGGGCACCTACGGCTCGGTGAAGGGCGTACTGCCGGAACAGGTGCGCGAACTCGGCGCCGAGATCATCCTCGGCAACACCTTCCACCTGTTCCTGCGTCCGGGACTGGACGTGATCGGCGACCACGGCGGCCTGCACGGCTTCGCGCGCTGGGATGGACCGATCCTCACCGATTCGGGCGGTTTCCAGGTGTTCTCGCTGGCGCACAAGCGCAAGATCACCGAGGCCGGCGTGACTTTCGCCGCGCCGACCGATGGCAGCAAGGTCTTCCTCGGCCCCGAGGAAAGCATGCACATCCAGAAGGTGCTCGGCTCCGACATCGTGATGATCTTCGACGAGTGCCCGCCGGTGCACGTCGACGGCAAGCCGGTCGGCGAGGACCTGGTGAAGCGCTCGATGGAGTTGTCGCTGCGCTGGGCCGAACGCAGCAAGCGCGCGCACGAAGGCAACGACGCGGCGCTGTTCGGCATCGTCCAGGGCGGCGTGCACCGCGACTTGCGCACCCGCTCTGCGACGGCGCTGCAGGAGATCGGCTTCGACGGCTACGCCATCGGCGGCCTCGCCGTGGGCGAAACCGAGGCCGAGCGCAACGCCATGCTCGAACACACCGCGCCGCAGCTGCCGGGCGACCGGCCGCGCTACCTCATGGGTGTGGGCCGCCCCGAGGACCTGGTGGAAGCGGTCGCGCGCGGCGTCGACATGTTCGACTGCGTGATGCCGACCCGCAACGCGCGTAACGGCCACTTCTTCACGTCCACGGGCGCGGTGCGCATCCGCAACGCGATGTACGAGCGCGACACGCGGCCGATCGAAGAGGGCTGCGACTGCTACACCTGCCGCAACGGCTTCAGCCGCAGCTACCTGCGCCACCTGGACCGCTGCAACGAAATGCTCGGCCCGGTACTGGGCACCCTGCACAACCTGCGCCACTACCAGCGGTTGATGGCGGGGATGCGCGAGGCGATCGCCGCGGGAACCTTCGCCGCGTTCCGGGAGTCCTTCTACGCCGCCCGGTCCCTGCCGGTACCCTAG
- a CDS encoding Lrp/AsnC family transcriptional regulator translates to MKITASDQQLLTVLRENARASTADIARRLKLSRTTVQSRIERLEREGVIGGYTVRVNDTAERGHIRAHIMITVLPKQMPAVVDALRAMPEVRALHSVSGPFDLVAMGVVPTAAEMDELTDRIGAIDGVERTTSSIILSAKFER, encoded by the coding sequence GTGAAGATCACCGCCTCCGACCAGCAACTGCTGACCGTGCTCCGGGAAAACGCCCGGGCCTCGACCGCCGACATCGCCCGCCGGCTCAAGCTCTCGCGCACCACGGTGCAGAGCCGCATCGAGCGGCTCGAGCGCGAGGGCGTGATCGGCGGCTACACCGTGCGCGTCAACGACACGGCCGAACGCGGCCACATCCGCGCCCACATCATGATCACGGTGCTGCCCAAGCAGATGCCCGCGGTGGTGGACGCGCTGCGGGCGATGCCGGAAGTGCGGGCGCTGCATTCGGTGAGCGGGCCCTTCGACCTGGTGGCGATGGGCGTGGTCCCCACCGCGGCGGAAATGGACGAGCTGACCGACCGGATCGGCGCCATCGACGGCGTCGAGCGGACCACGTCCTCGATCATCCTGTCGGCCAAGTTCGAGCGTTGA
- a CDS encoding inositol monophosphatase family protein: MQKPAVTLMIKAARAAGNVLLRNMHKLDALNVVEKDRLDYASEVDGLAEAAVIKELRRATPDYAILGEEGGAQGSGRFTWVIDPLDGTSNYLHGFPHFCVSIALVENGEPIHGVIFDPLRNEIFAASKGSGATLNDKRIRVAERKDLNGAFLITGFPPRERKNLSAQLKCIDALLLEAEDIRRTGSAALDLAYVACGRADAYFESGVKPWDIAAGALMVREAGGKVVDYRGRSTGPMDTRGLMGRPLVAGNLKICDALQTKIVATGYANALD; encoded by the coding sequence ATGCAGAAACCCGCCGTCACCCTCATGATCAAGGCCGCCCGCGCTGCGGGCAACGTCCTGCTGCGCAACATGCACAAGCTCGACGCGCTCAACGTGGTGGAGAAGGACCGGCTGGACTACGCCAGCGAAGTCGACGGACTGGCCGAAGCGGCCGTGATCAAGGAACTGCGCCGGGCCACGCCCGACTACGCCATCCTCGGCGAGGAAGGCGGCGCGCAGGGTTCGGGCCGCTTCACCTGGGTCATCGACCCGCTCGATGGCACCAGCAACTACCTGCACGGCTTCCCGCACTTCTGCGTGTCGATCGCCCTGGTCGAGAACGGCGAGCCGATCCACGGCGTGATCTTCGACCCGCTGCGCAACGAGATCTTCGCCGCCAGCAAGGGCAGCGGCGCCACGCTCAACGACAAGCGCATCCGCGTGGCCGAACGCAAGGACCTCAACGGCGCCTTTCTGATCACCGGCTTCCCGCCGCGCGAGCGCAAGAACCTCAGCGCCCAGCTCAAGTGCATCGATGCCCTGCTGCTGGAAGCCGAGGACATCCGCCGCACCGGCTCGGCGGCGCTGGACCTGGCCTACGTGGCCTGCGGCCGCGCCGATGCCTACTTCGAATCCGGCGTGAAGCCGTGGGACATCGCCGCGGGTGCGCTGATGGTGCGCGAAGCCGGCGGCAAGGTCGTCGATTACCGCGGCCGCAGCACCGGCCCGATGGACACCCGCGGCCTGATGGGCCGCCCGCTCGTTGCCGGCAACCTGAAGATCTGCGATGCGCTGCAGACCAAGATCGTCGCGACCGGCTACGCCAACGCATTGGATTGA